One genomic segment of Panicum virgatum strain AP13 chromosome 2N, P.virgatum_v5, whole genome shotgun sequence includes these proteins:
- the LOC120662963 gene encoding uncharacterized mitochondrial protein AtMg00810-like has protein sequence MVYLLLYVDDIVITASSSEQLRSVISSINAEFKLKDMGALHYFLGIQVQRSSDGFFLNQHQYALDLLERAGMQECRPCSIPIDTNGKISGNSGTKLDAAASSSYRSIVGALQYLTMTRPDLQYSIQQACLHMHEPTTNHEALVKRILRYVRGTANLDLHLRISNITNIVAYSDADWAGCPDTRRSTSGFCVFLGDALISWSSKRQTTVSRSSAEAEYRGVANAVAECTWLRQLLDELGCAPEQATVVFCDNVSACYMSSHPAHHRRTKHIELDVHFVQEKVALGQCRVLHVPTTQQSADVMTKGLPT, from the coding sequence ATGGTGTATCTCttgctctatgttgatgacattgtgatCACCGCCTCTTCATCCGAGCAGCTACGTTCTGTTATTTCAAGCATCAACGCTGAGTTCAAGCTCAAGGACATGGGGGCTCTGCACTACTTCCTCGGCATTCAGGTACAACGGTCCAGTGATGGCTTCTTCCTCAATCAGCATCAATATGcacttgatcttcttgagcgaGCTGGTATGCAAGAATGCCGTCCCTGTTCAATACCAATTGACACCAACGGCAAGATTTCTGGGAACTCAGGCACCAAGCTGGACGCTGCTGCTTCATCCTCATATCGCAGCATAGTCGGCGCCCTCCAGTATTTGACAATGACCAGGCCTGATCTTCAGTACTCAATCCAACAAGCTTGCCTCCATATGCATGAACCAACGACTAATCATGAAGCTCTGGTGAAACGCATTCTTCGTTATGTCCGCGGCACTGCTAATCTCGATCTTCATCTCCGGATCTCCAACATCACAAACATTGTGGCCTATTCGGATGCGGATTGGGCAGGATGCCCGGACACGAGGCGTTCCACCTCCGGCTTCTGTGTTTTTCTTGGCGATGCTCTGATCTCATGGTCATCCAAAAGACAAACAACTGTCTCACGATCAAGTGCAGAGGCTGAGTACCGAGGGGTTGCCAATGCGGTTGCCGAGTGCACATGGCTCCGTCAGCTGCTCGATGAATTGGGTTGTGCTCCAGAGCAGGCCACTGTTGTTTTCTGCGACAATGTGTCTGCGTGCTACATGAGCAGCCATCCTGCTCATCATCGAAGAACTAAGCATATTGAACTCGACGTACACTTTGTCCAGGAGAAGGTTGCTCTCGGCCAATGTCGGGTTCTGCATGTGCCTACAACTCAGCAGTCCGCCGACGTGATGACCAAGGGTCTCCCGACATAA
- the LOC120662106 gene encoding uncharacterized protein LOC120662106: MVNLLPEDVLTNIIRLLAPRYVAISRSVCKTWCAIIDARNLLRADLLPRSVRGIFINFNELSMSEFFSRPSKGRTVSGNFNYLPLGSRIIGHCNGLLLFCNYVVNPVTRQSAPLPPCTSPNIVIEHFVCREYLVFDPQLSPHYEVFMIPRVRCYGRYEMLNSDGELDPAMEGLEWPPSPWILNVFSSRTKVWEERSFVREGEAAGNVADRRLDSSCVQDNSVYWRGVLYVNCQTKFVMRISLSNGSYQVIKPPVYFERMECTDLYLGKSVKGVHCALYGFPSSFWIYILDESSGRTEWVFKHSCDIQPYQRIDGCGPWTLQDINSQDWSNKFEDGNEEAIVQEKFEWDSDNDNVIDTISRGNHLSRRDITFLGFHPYKEVVFLSDTLRRGLAYHLNSSKIQDLGNIHPTHYGTEMGIQPFIQASFPYTPWTGVFPEDN, translated from the exons ATGGTAAACCTGCTACCTGAAGATGTACTCACCAACATCATTCGCCTTCTTGCACCACGCTATGTTGCTATATCCCGTAGCGTCTGCAAGACCTGGTGTGCCATCATTGATGCCCGCAACCTTCTGCGTGCGGACCTCCTCCCACGCTCGGTGCGTGGAATATTCATTAACTTCAATGAGTTAAGCATGTCAGAATTCTTCTCCCGCCCCTCAAAAGGCCGAACGGTATCTGGCAACTTTAACTATTTGCCTCTCGGGTCCCGCATCATAGGCCACTGCAATGGGCTTCTCTTGTTTTGCAACTATGTGGTTAACCCAGTCACACGGCAGTCAGCTCCGCTGCCCCCATGCACAAGCCCAAATATTGTCATAGAGCACTTTGTTTGCAGGGAGTACCTTGTATTTGACCCCCAATTGTCACCACATTATGAGGTATTCATGATCCCTCGTGTCCGATGCTATGGGAGGTATGAAATGTTAAATTCTGATGGTGAATTAGACCCTGCAATGGAGGGATTAGAATGGCCACCATCGCCTTGGATCCTGAACGTGTTCTCATCAAGGACAAAGGTGTGGGAGGAGAGGTCATTTGTTCGAGAAGGGGAGGCTGCAGGGAATGTTGCTGACAGGCGGTTGGATTCTTCATGTGTTCAGGACAATTCTGTCTATTGGCGGGGAGTACTTTATGTAAATTGCCAAACCAAGTTTGTTATGAG AATATCATTGTCAAATGGATCATACCAAGTAATCAAGCCACCTGTATATTTTGAAAGGATGGAATGCACAGATCTTTATCTGGGAAAATCAGTGAAAGGAGTGCACTGTGCTTTGTATGGCTTTCCATCCAGTTTTTGGATTTATATTCTTGATGAATCGAGTGGAAGAACGGAGTGGGTATTCAAGCATTCCTGTGATATTCAGCCATATCAAAGAATCGATGGGTGTGGACCCTGGACTTTACAAGATATTAACAGTCAGGACTGGTCCAATAAATTTGAAGATGGTAACGAAGAGGCAATAGTACAGGAGAAGTTCGAATGGGACTCAGACAATGATAATGTTATTGACACCATAAGCAGGGGCAATCATCTCTCTCGTCGTGATATTACTTTTCTTGGATTTCACCCGTACAAGGAGGTTGTCTTCTTGAGTGACACATTGAGACGAGGATTGGCGTACCACTTAAATAGCTCAAAGATTCAAGACCTGGGCAATATCCATCCAACACATTATGGAACAGAGATGGGCATTCAGCCATTTATACAAGCATCTTTTCCATACACACCCTGGACGGGAGTGTTTCCGGAAGACAATTAA